The genomic DNA TTGCACATAGGGAAACGTAATGCGTCGAAATCCCTTTAGCTTTCGCTCATGCTGGAGGCGCAGCGCACAGTCCAATAGCGCCAGGGATTTAACCTGCTCCGGCTGATTCACCGCTGCCTGTAATGCCACCAGACAGCCGATCGAATTCCCCACCAGATGCGCCCCTTCTCCAATTACTTCCCCACAGAAATCATTAATTTGCGCTCCCCACGTTTCAAACCGATAATCGATCGCTTCTCCCGGTTTCGGTTTCGCCGATGCCCCAAATCCAATCAGATCGATCGCATAGACGCGATGCTGTTCCGCCAATATGCCAATATTTTTGCGCCAGTGCAGACAGGATGCCCCCAAGCCATGAATGAGCAAAACGGGTGTGCCGGATGTGCCTGCGGTTTGATAGGCGATCGAATAGCCGCGCCATTGCCAGAACTGAGTGGAAGGTTGTTGCTCCGTCGAGGAAGATGATTCGTTGATAATCATGGGAATGGAAACTGTGTGAGAAAGAAGATGGAAATTGCGATCGCCTCACGGGATGTAATTAACTCAGCGCATCCCAAATATTGCCAGGAACATTCCGCCCTTTCCGAGACACGAGATTTGGCTGATAGTGGCAGGTTTCCTGCTTTATCTGAATAAATCCCTGTGCGATTAGATCGTTGAGCAGCGTTTCCGCGACAGATTCCGGTTGTTCAAGGTGGGCAGCAACTTCTGACAGGGTTGCCTGCTGCTGACGCAAAAGCCAGTTCATCAGCGATCGTTCGGTTTCCGGCAGAAACAGCAGATCTGCCATTGTGCGAGTTTTGGGCGAAGCGGAACTGCGGCGCGATCGTCCTACGGGCTGTCCTTCAGATTGATCTAAGCGCCATTCGTTTTGATCCGACATATTAATGATCCGATTAGTACACGGACAGGCTTAGAGCATCAGCAGCTTTTGCGCCACGCGATGCACTTCTTCGCTAAACGGATGATCGGGATGGTGCAGCCAGAATACGCCGCTGCTGGCAAGCTGGAGCATTTCATCGTTCTCGTAGAACAAGCCTCCGACCGGAACACCATAGCGAGCCTGCGCTTGCCCAATCACGGATTCCCGCGTAAATGCCTGGGGCGTTTTGTTGACCAGCAGCATAATGTTTGGCACGTCGAGCCGTTGCGCCACTTCTAACGTGACTGCGGTTCCTAAAAAGTCCTGGCGATCGGGACGGAGGATAATTACCATCGCGTCGGAAATGGCGATTGACAGCAGGGTTTCTTCGTTTAAGCCTGGATGGGTGTCAATAAAGAGATAGTCCAGTTCAAGCTGGTCGATGAGTTCCTGAAAACCGTCATTCAGCAGCCCGACATCAAAACCTTCCCGCAGCACTTTCGCAATTTCCCCCGCTTTGAGGCTGGAGGGAACGAGGTAAACCTTTCCTGCCAGATTTGCCATGCCGTTTGCGGTTTTAAGCTGATCGCTGACATCATAGGCAGTCTTCTCGATCGGGCAATTTCCCCACAGGTAATCGTTTAGCGAGTATTCAAACGACTCTTCATCCAGCCCGAAAATTACGTGAATTCCTGGCGACTGAATATCCGTATCCACGATGCCAACTCGCTTGCCCTGACTGGCAACAGCAACCGCCAGGTTAGACGTGAGGTTTGATTTGCCCGTGCCGCCGCGAAACGAATGAATGGAAATAATTTGAGACATAAAACGCCCCTCCAGGAAACCCTTATTTATCGGTAGGCGATAAACCTGAATACAGTATGGGAATAATGGGCAGGAAACTATCACAATACGGAAAATTCCTGCTATGGAAAAGCGAACCTATGCGCCCGGAGACGTGGTGTATCAGGAAGGAGATACGAGCGAAAGCGTTTATTTGATTAAAAGTGGACGGATCGAACTGGTCGATCACTATCCGGAAACCGGGGATGTGGTATCGAAAACGCTGGGGGCAGGACGGGTATTTGGTGAAATTGAACTGATCGATCGCAAAGCTCGTTCCTCGACTGCTAAAGTCACGGAATCCTCGAAGCTGCTGGTCTTCAGCCATGAGGAAATTCTGGATATTCTGTTCAAACATCCGGAGCAAAGCCTCGTTTTGGCGCGGGATGTGTTCGATCGCCTCCGCCAGCTCTACAGTACGGATAGCCTGGATGCAGAAATGACCAAACTGCGGGAGGAAATGCACGAAACGATTAAAAAGGCAGTTGTCAGCCATGAATCCCGCGTGGTGAAAAGCCATAACGGCATGGCAGCGATCGCAATTCCAATCGTGTTACTGGTGGCGATCGTGGTTGGAATTCGCCTGTATTTGCATTAATTTGTTTGCATTAGTTTGTTTGCATTAGTTTATTCCGTTAGCTTTTCATGCGATTAATGCCGTGCGTCAACTCCAGCTTAGTTCGCAGCAAATAGCAGTTCCGGGTATTTTGGGCGGCATGGGTCCGCTGGCGCATATTGAATTTGAGCAACAGCTGATTCAGAAAAATTTGGAGCGGGGCAGCAGCACGGATCAGGCTCATCCAGTCTGGATTCTGGTCAACGCCTCGAATATTCCCGATCGCACAAAAAGTTTGACGGGGGACTGTTCCGACTGTGTGCCCTGGCTGTTGCACTATGGACGTCTTCTGGAGCGCTGTGGCGTTGATTTCATGATTGTCACCTGTAATACCTCCCATGCTTTCTACGATCGTGTTCAGCCCAGCCTCAACGTCCCGTGGATTCATTTAATGGCGCAAACGGTTGACTTTATTCGCGTAACCTATCCTCAAGTGCGGCGTGTGGGAGTGCTGGCAACGGATGGAACCTTAAGAGCAGAGCTGTATAACCGCAGTCTGATTCAGGCAGGACTGATGCCGATCGTTCCTATGCTTGGCTCGGAGGTACAGCAGCAGATTATGCAGTCTATTTACCATCCCGATTGGGGCATCAAACATACGGGCATTTTGATTTCAGAGCAGGCAATTCGATCGCTGCAAATCTCGATCGGATGGCTTCAACAACAGGGTGCAGAGTTAATTATCGCAGGCTGTACAGAACTCTCCGTTGCACTGGCACGAATGCAAGCGATTTCCTTGCCGTGGGTTGATCCGCTGGAAGTGGCGGCATCGCTAACAATGGATCTGGCATTTGGCAGGCGATCGTTGCAGTCCATTTGGGCAGCCTGAATACAGTGAAATGATTTCTCCCTTTCCTCGTTCCAATGCTCTGCGTTGGGATGTTAATAGGAGATTCTGCCTTTTCCCTCGCTCCAATGCTCTGCGTTGGAATGCTAATAGGAGGCTCTGCCTCCAGATCTCAATTAATTAGCGGCAGAGCCGTATCTGAACCGCATCCAGGCTGAGCCTGGACACCAGATTTACCAGATTTACCGGAGTGACACCAGAGTTAATCCTGTAGCCCCTATTTCAACCATCCAATGCAGAAATCCCTGATCAAGTTAATACTCAACCTGACTCGATCGATCATTCTAGCTTTGATGCTGTGGTTGATAGTGCCGATCGGTATTCCTGAAGCTGCGGCGAATCCGATCGAAGATTCTGCATTGATCGCTCGTGGAATAGATCGTGAAGGGGATCGTGAAGTAGATCGTCAAACAGCCCGTGAAACTTCCAGGGAAATAGATCAATCTGAGGCGGAGCTTGATCGGTCGCCTATACCGCCAGATGTTGAGCGAATTCTGAAGCGGGGCAAGCTGATTGTGGCAATGCTGAACCAGGACAATCCGCCTTTTTTTATGATGCGGCAGGGGCAACTAGAAGGCTCAGATGTAGAAGTCGCCCGCTCGATCGCCGAACAGCTTGGAGTTTCAGTGGAGTTTAATCGATCGGCAAGAACGTTTGACCAAGTGGTGCAGACGGTCTATCAGCGGGATGCGGATCTGGCGGTATCGAAGCTGAGCCGAACTCTCAAACGGGCGCGATCGGTGCGCTTCAGTCAGCCCTACGTCACAATGCGGCAGGGTTTGCTGGTCAATCGGCTTCAGTTAGTACAGCAGGCAAATGGGCGAAGCGTCACAGAGGTGATCCGCAATCTGGAGGGGAAGGTGGGTGTAATTCAGGGATCATCCTATGTTGGCTTTACCCAGAAGCGATTTCCTAGAGTGCAGGTCGTCGAGTTTCCCTCCTGGTCGGCGGCGATCGATGCGGTAATGCGGGGTGAAGTGTTGGCAACCTATCGGGATGAACTGGAGGTCAAAAAAGTCGTATTTAGCAAGCCCGACGCTGCCCTTCAGCTTCAGACAATCGCCCTGACGGATACAGAGGATTCGATCGCCATTGCCCTGCCGTGGGACAGCCAACATTTGCTGGCGTTTGTGAATCAGGTACTCGATCAGATGGAGATCGGCGATACAGCAGATAGCTTGCTTCAGGAATACTCCGACAGGCTTCAGGGCAATTCGCAGGGGAAGCAGTAGGAGCAAAGATATGGCAAAGAATTTACCAGGAAAGTCATCGAACGTTCTCTCAAAATCTTTCTTGAATTCTTGCTCAACCTCATTCACATCCTTTTTAATTCGATTCCTGATCTCCTGTCTCAGAAGTCCCTGGACGATCGGCTTCAGCGCGGCGATCGGCGTTTATCTGGGCACGGCTCAGCCCCAGGTTGCGGCATGGATTGCTCCGATCGGAAAGGTCTATCTGGGCTTACTCAAAATGTGTGTGCTGCCAATTCTGCTTTCGGCGATTACGGTCAGCGTTGGGCGACTGATGACGGCTCCCAATGCCAGACAATCGATCCGGCGAATTGTGGTTGTCTTTCCGCTCGGACTCTTGCTGGTGAGCAGTCTCTCAGTCACGATCGCGGCGATCGCTCAGCCTGGAAAAAATCTATCGGCTGCGGCTCTGGAAAAACTGGGCGTGCTGGTGAACCAGTCGGGGATTGATCTGGAAGTTTCGTTAAGCGGTACAGAAACGGAAACGCCCGCTTTCCCGCTGGATCAGTTTATTGGCAGTCTGGTTCCCGACAATATTTTTAGTGCCCTGAGCGAGGGACAAACCCTGCGCGTCCTTGTATTCGCCATCATCTTCGGGATTGCTCTGGGACTGGTGCGCGATCCGGTGACGCGATCGCTGTTTGAATCTCTAGAAAGTATTTATCGTGCCTGCAATCGGCTCATTCAGGGATTAACGCTGCTATTGCCGATCGGATTGTGCAGCTTACTTGCCGCCCAGCTTTCCCAATTAGGGCTAGACATTCTGGCTCCCATGATGCGATTTGTTCTGGTGACTATTCTCACCTTCGTCATTATTTACGTTCTCAGCACCATTCTGATCTGGAAACAAACAAAGCAATCGCCCCTCACCGTTCTCGCTCAGTTAAAAGAACCCACTTTTTTAGCCCTTGCTACCTCTAGCAGCCTCGCCTGCATTCCCTCTGCCATCTCTACGCTGAGTGACAATTTAGGATTCGATCGCCAGACAACCCAGCTTGTTACGCCTCTTTCGATTACCCTCTGCCGCTTTGGTTCCGTAATTTACTTCGCGTCCGCAGCCCTATTTGTTGCCCAGCTTTATAACAAGGATTTAGGCGGCGAACAGTTGGCGATCGTTGCCTTACTGGCAATTCTGGCAGGCATGGCGACCTCTGGCGCAACGGGCGTTGTAACCCTCACGATGCTGGACATCGTGCTAAATCCGCTGAGACTTCCCCTAGAAGCGGTGCTGGTGCTGTTCATTGCGATCGATCCGATTCTCGATCCGTTCCGAACCCTGGGAATTGTTCATACGGGAATGGCGGCGACGGCACTAATCGCCCAACCTGAACCGCAAAATTTTTCTGTCCCAGAGGCAGAGTCTGCTGTTACTGATTCTTCTTTGTAATCTGAATTGCGCTAGGAAAATAAACCATGATTCGATCGCTTAAAAACCACCTCAAACATGCCAAATTTCCAAAGCCGGGTACATCCAGCCTGAAAGTGAGTTTAGTCGGCGCAATGCTGGCAACCGTGGGCGCAACGGCGGCGATCGTATATCTGCCTTGGGCAGTTGCCTCTCGGCGTAATGTGGATGCCATGATGACGCAGGTAAACCAGGAAGTGGCTAATTCCACTCGCCAGGAAGTGAAGCGTCTGTTTCTCAGTGCCCAATCCGCACAGCAGTTAGTTGACAGCAGCTTTACGCAAAAGTTTGTGGCGCTCAGTAATCTAGAGGAGCAGGAAGCCTTTTTTCTGAGTACGCTGGCGGCAAATCCAGATTTTACCTGGATTCAGTTGGGCTATGCCAACGGTGATTTCGTGGGAGTACAGCGCACAACGACTAATTTACTCAAGTTTCATCTGCGCGACTGGAATCCAACAACGCGCACAACTCAAAGTACCGTTCGCACCTATCAGGTGAAGAATCAGGATTTTCAGCAGGTCGAGCAGCAGTCCATGCAAATGAACCCTGCCTTCTACGCACCCGATCGCCCCTGGTATCAGAACGCCATTCAAACCGCTGGAAAATCCGCCTGGACAGTGTATGTTTATCGATCGACGAATACGCCAGGAATGGATGCGACGATTCGGTTGCAGAATGGGCAGAAGACGATCGGGGTGATTGGGGTAGGAATTGAACTGACCCAGCTTTCTCGCTATCTGGAACGCATGAAAGAGAATGCTGCTGGAGATGGCACGCAGCGAGTGGGAGAAGCCTTTATTCTGAACTCGAAAGCAGAACTCATTGCGTCTACGGACTCCCAGGAAGTAATGCCCCAACCTGCTGCACCCGGTCAGCTTCAGCTTCGGCAATTTAACCAGACGCGCAACCTGATGCTGCAATTTGCCAGCAAAACGATCGCAAACCAGAATATTGATCTGAGCCGCATTGAAGCCCAGCAAGAATACGTCTACACTGACCCGCAAACCGGAGAGAACTATCGGATTTCCCTTGCGCCCGTGGGCTACCTGGGTTGGGTTGTGGGTTCAGTTATTCCGGAGGCGAATTACCTGACGGAAATCAATCGCAACAAGCAAATTCTGCTGGTCGTTATTACCCTATTTGTGGTCACTGCTGCGGGAGTGGCGATCGTTGCAGTCGATCGAATGGTGGCGCGTCCGATCGTTCGCATTGCCCAAACGGCTGCCGATATTGAAGCCGAGAAATTTGAACTCGATTCCCTCGCGTCCGTTGCCTGCCGAGCTGACGAACTGGGACAATTGGCGCGAATGTTTCAAAAGATGGCACAGCAGGTCTATCTGCGCGAACAGCGGCTCAAACAGCAGGTACAGGAATTAAAAATCGAAATTGATGAGGCGAAGCGGCAAAAGCAGGTACAGGAAATTGTCGAAACGGATTTCTTTCAGGATTTAGTAGGCAAGGCACAGACTTTGCGACAGCGGAAGCAGTCTCGCTGATTTAATATTCTGGGTGCGCGGAAGAAGTACTGAAGGGCAGGCAAGATGCCCACCCCACAAGAATATTTGGGGATATTTGAGGTAGAAGTGTTTTGGCTTATTGCGGAGACAGACGACGTGGCAGATTCATTAACGTGAAGCCGATCGCCATTGCCATAAAGAATGCCCCTGTCCAGAAGGGAGCCAGCGCACCGGAATGATCAAACATCCAGCCTGCCCACAGCGGACCCAAAATGGTTGCCACGCTCTGGAGTGCCTGATTGCCGCCCAGGGTTTTGCCCTGCTCCTGGTCTGAAACCCGGTTGGAGATCAGTCCGCGCAAGCAGGGAATAATCAGTCCTACTCCTAACGCCAGCATCGCCTGAGTCGTGTACAGGGCAGGCACCAGCATCGCACCGCTCGGCGGAATTAAAGCAATCCCAGCAAAGGCGATCGCCACCAGCAGGAGTCCCATTACAGAGAGTTTGGCTTCCCCAAAGCGCGGCAAAAGCTGTCGAATTAATCCGCCCTGCACGATCGTTGAAACAATACCAATGAAAAAGAAGACGATTGCTGCTTGAGTCGGTCCCCAGCCATAGCGATCGTTTAGAAATAGCACAAAGATACTGCTAAACCCGGCAAAGGCAAAGTTGAAGATAAAGAAGGAAATCAGAAGTCCCTGAATTTTGGGATTTTTGAGCAAATCGGCAAGCTGACCGATCGGATTGAGATCCTTGAGTGTCAGCGGACGGCGCTGATCCTTCTCCAGGGATTCTGGCAGCACAAACCACCCCAGGAAGAAATTCAGCAGAGCGATCGTTCCCGCTACAAACACAGGCAGATTCAGATTAATATTTGCCAGCACGCCGCCCAGCGCAGGACCCAGGGTAAAGCCCAATCCGAATGCGGCTCCCGTTAAGCCAAAATTCTTTGCCCGATTTTCTGGTGAAGAGATATCCGCAATGTACGCTTGAGCCGTCGCCGCCACACCGCCCGTAATGCCATCCACAACACGGGAGAAAAACAGCATCCACAAACTTGCCGCTAGCCCAAATAGATAATAGGAAACCGCAGTTCCGAGAATACACACCAGCAAAATGGGACGACGACCATAGCGATCGGAGAGTGCGCCAATAATCGGACTGGCAATGAATTGGGCGATTGCAAACGAGGAAGCAAGCAGACCTAGCGTAAAAGCATCGGAGCGAAACCGCTCAACTAGAAAGGGCAGAATCGGGAAAATCAGGCTTTCCCCCAGCTTGTCGATCAGAATGGTGATGAAGATGAACAGCAGCCGGGGCATGGTGAGTGCCTTAGCCGGGATGGGACTTGATGACATGGATTAAGTTATGTAGGGAATAGCAGACTGTTGGATAGTGGATGGTTCAAAGCAATGGTTGAGTAGTTGAAATCCTGCATCGCCCCCTAAATCCCCCATCTGTTCATTGCCGCTCCTCAGGAGCGAGGGGGGACTTTGAAAAGTCTAACTTTTGGATGCAAATGATTGTTTGACCTTTTGAGTTACAAATCGACTGCCTTAATGGCTCGGTTCCCCCCAGAATTGGAGGGCTAGGGGGGCGGGTTCGGATATTCGCTAAACCATCACCTGCGGCTTCTCCGATGGCTTCTCAGATTCGATCGGCTGATCTGCATATTTTTTCAGCAACTTACGATAGGCGATCAAAGTGGCATCAGAAGCGACCAACAGTTCCCGTCCCATTTCGTTGAAGGGTGCGTAGCGAGGGGATTGGGTCTTTACGACGACATCATCTTCCTTCAGGATGTTATTGCCAACCTGCGCCGTATTGCGATCGAGCCAGATATTAAGAATTGGCGTGTGGTTGAGG from Leptolyngbya ohadii IS1 includes the following:
- a CDS encoding MinD/ParA family ATP-binding protein, which codes for MSQIISIHSFRGGTGKSNLTSNLAVAVASQGKRVGIVDTDIQSPGIHVIFGLDEESFEYSLNDYLWGNCPIEKTAYDVSDQLKTANGMANLAGKVYLVPSSLKAGEIAKVLREGFDVGLLNDGFQELIDQLELDYLFIDTHPGLNEETLLSIAISDAMVIILRPDRQDFLGTAVTLEVAQRLDVPNIMLLVNKTPQAFTRESVIGQAQARYGVPVGGLFYENDEMLQLASSGVFWLHHPDHPFSEEVHRVAQKLLML
- a CDS encoding aspartate/glutamate racemase family protein, with the protein product MRQLQLSSQQIAVPGILGGMGPLAHIEFEQQLIQKNLERGSSTDQAHPVWILVNASNIPDRTKSLTGDCSDCVPWLLHYGRLLERCGVDFMIVTCNTSHAFYDRVQPSLNVPWIHLMAQTVDFIRVTYPQVRRVGVLATDGTLRAELYNRSLIQAGLMPIVPMLGSEVQQQIMQSIYHPDWGIKHTGILISEQAIRSLQISIGWLQQQGAELIIAGCTELSVALARMQAISLPWVDPLEVAASLTMDLAFGRRSLQSIWAA
- a CDS encoding BlaI/MecI/CopY family transcriptional regulator, with amino-acid sequence MSDQNEWRLDQSEGQPVGRSRRSSASPKTRTMADLLFLPETERSLMNWLLRQQQATLSEVAAHLEQPESVAETLLNDLIAQGFIQIKQETCHYQPNLVSRKGRNVPGNIWDALS
- a CDS encoding MFS transporter yields the protein MSSSPIPAKALTMPRLLFIFITILIDKLGESLIFPILPFLVERFRSDAFTLGLLASSFAIAQFIASPIIGALSDRYGRRPILLVCILGTAVSYYLFGLAASLWMLFFSRVVDGITGGVAATAQAYIADISSPENRAKNFGLTGAAFGLGFTLGPALGGVLANINLNLPVFVAGTIALLNFFLGWFVLPESLEKDQRRPLTLKDLNPIGQLADLLKNPKIQGLLISFFIFNFAFAGFSSIFVLFLNDRYGWGPTQAAIVFFFIGIVSTIVQGGLIRQLLPRFGEAKLSVMGLLLVAIAFAGIALIPPSGAMLVPALYTTQAMLALGVGLIIPCLRGLISNRVSDQEQGKTLGGNQALQSVATILGPLWAGWMFDHSGALAPFWTGAFFMAMAIGFTLMNLPRRLSPQ
- a CDS encoding cyclic nucleotide-binding domain-containing protein, whose protein sequence is MEKRTYAPGDVVYQEGDTSESVYLIKSGRIELVDHYPETGDVVSKTLGAGRVFGEIELIDRKARSSTAKVTESSKLLVFSHEEILDILFKHPEQSLVLARDVFDRLRQLYSTDSLDAEMTKLREEMHETIKKAVVSHESRVVKSHNGMAAIAIPIVLLVAIVVGIRLYLH
- a CDS encoding HAMP domain-containing protein; amino-acid sequence: MIRSLKNHLKHAKFPKPGTSSLKVSLVGAMLATVGATAAIVYLPWAVASRRNVDAMMTQVNQEVANSTRQEVKRLFLSAQSAQQLVDSSFTQKFVALSNLEEQEAFFLSTLAANPDFTWIQLGYANGDFVGVQRTTTNLLKFHLRDWNPTTRTTQSTVRTYQVKNQDFQQVEQQSMQMNPAFYAPDRPWYQNAIQTAGKSAWTVYVYRSTNTPGMDATIRLQNGQKTIGVIGVGIELTQLSRYLERMKENAAGDGTQRVGEAFILNSKAELIASTDSQEVMPQPAAPGQLQLRQFNQTRNLMLQFASKTIANQNIDLSRIEAQQEYVYTDPQTGENYRISLAPVGYLGWVVGSVIPEANYLTEINRNKQILLVVITLFVVTAAGVAIVAVDRMVARPIVRIAQTAADIEAEKFELDSLASVACRADELGQLARMFQKMAQQVYLREQRLKQQVQELKIEIDEAKRQKQVQEIVETDFFQDLVGKAQTLRQRKQSR
- a CDS encoding substrate-binding periplasmic protein, whose translation is MLWLIVPIGIPEAAANPIEDSALIARGIDREGDREVDRQTARETSREIDQSEAELDRSPIPPDVERILKRGKLIVAMLNQDNPPFFMMRQGQLEGSDVEVARSIAEQLGVSVEFNRSARTFDQVVQTVYQRDADLAVSKLSRTLKRARSVRFSQPYVTMRQGLLVNRLQLVQQANGRSVTEVIRNLEGKVGVIQGSSYVGFTQKRFPRVQVVEFPSWSAAIDAVMRGEVLATYRDELEVKKVVFSKPDAALQLQTIALTDTEDSIAIALPWDSQHLLAFVNQVLDQMEIGDTADSLLQEYSDRLQGNSQGKQ
- a CDS encoding alpha/beta fold hydrolase — translated: MIINESSSSTEQQPSTQFWQWRGYSIAYQTAGTSGTPVLLIHGLGASCLHWRKNIGILAEQHRVYAIDLIGFGASAKPKPGEAIDYRFETWGAQINDFCGEVIGEGAHLVGNSIGCLVALQAAVNQPEQVKSLALLDCALRLQHERKLKGFRRITFPYVQKLLTYPPIGHFFFSKLAQPQVIRKALLKAYSRQEAVTDELVDILLKPAQDEGAADVFLSFITNSTGPLPEDLLPQISVPVLLAWGKNDPWEPFEQGKALAEFPAVKQFVPLEDIGHCPQDEAPEIINPLLNDWFTQ
- a CDS encoding dicarboxylate/amino acid:cation symporter, which produces MNSCSTSFTSFLIRFLISCLRSPWTIGFSAAIGVYLGTAQPQVAAWIAPIGKVYLGLLKMCVLPILLSAITVSVGRLMTAPNARQSIRRIVVVFPLGLLLVSSLSVTIAAIAQPGKNLSAAALEKLGVLVNQSGIDLEVSLSGTETETPAFPLDQFIGSLVPDNIFSALSEGQTLRVLVFAIIFGIALGLVRDPVTRSLFESLESIYRACNRLIQGLTLLLPIGLCSLLAAQLSQLGLDILAPMMRFVLVTILTFVIIYVLSTILIWKQTKQSPLTVLAQLKEPTFLALATSSSLACIPSAISTLSDNLGFDRQTTQLVTPLSITLCRFGSVIYFASAALFVAQLYNKDLGGEQLAIVALLAILAGMATSGATGVVTLTMLDIVLNPLRLPLEAVLVLFIAIDPILDPFRTLGIVHTGMAATALIAQPEPQNFSVPEAESAVTDSSL